From the Ignavibacteria bacterium genome, the window GGTATCCACTCGTGATTCTCTTTCATGGCAATGGAAATTCTCCCTCCGTGATGCTCAATTGGGCCCGTGAACTGAAGCTCGACAGTACGATGTTTATCTGCCCAGAAGCCCCATACGTAAAGCTTCCGGAGACGATGTCCTCCGGAGCGCCTCGATACACCGCCATGGCTGATGCCATGGGAATGAGTGATACCGTTTCACCAGAGGCCGTGTCTCTATCTGCCGACTGGTATTACGATGTGATCCGGGATGCTCAGCGAACCTTACCAGTAGATACCTTACAGAAGCCATCGCTGATAGGATTCTCTCAAGGTGGATTTTATAGTCACGTTGTGATGACCCGTCACCCCGATGCCTTCTCCTCCGTTGTCTCCATTTGTGCAAGCATGTATCCTGAGGGTAAGGTCTTTGAGCGCTATGCCGGACTTCAGTCATTTGATCTCGGCATCATGGTTGCTCATGGTCGACAAGACACGGTGGTGCCGTTCCAAACGGGCGAGAGCATCAAGAACGCTCTCGAAGCTGCCGGCATGCAGCCATTGTTTGTCCCATTCGATGGGGGGCATTGGCCGTCGCCGGTAGCCACAGAACGCATCCGCCAGTGGCTTCTTTCTCGGAGAAAGTAGCCTCCTTCCCCATGTTTCGTAAATTTGAGCATGTGTGGAATAACAGTATTCTAGCACTCGATTTCTAGCATTCTACCACTCTAGCATTCTAACATGAGCCTTCCCGTCTCGAACTCCGCCACGATCGAACGTGTTGAAAAGCTGCGTCAGAACAAGATCCTCCGCGAGGTACAGGACAAAGACACTGTTGCGATGTTCGAGGATCCGCTTGAGAACGATATGGTTCTCAACATGGGTCCGCAGCATCCGGCAACACACGGTGTGCTGCGCGTTTTGCTTCGTCTTGACGGAGAGACGGTTGTGAAGTGTGTTCCTGAGCTGGGATATCTGCACCGTGGATTTGAAAAGATCGCCGAGAACTGTACGTATCACGAGTTCATTCCACATACGGACCGACTCGACTACATCTCGCCGATGTCGAACAACGTTGCGATCTGTATGGCCATTGAAAAGGCTGCGGGTATTCATGTGCCGGACCGTGCGGTATGGATCCGTATGCTGGTGAGTGAGCTTGCTCGTATCTCGTCACACCTTTTGGCTATGGGCGCTACGTCCATGGACGTGGGCGCTATGACGGTCTTCCTTTGGACGTTCACCGAACGTGAAAAGCAGTACGACCTCTTCGAACGGATGTGCGGCGCTCGCTTCACAACGAGTTTTGCTCGCATCGGCGGCGTAGCCAATGACATCCCGGACGACGTCCTGCGCGACACGCGTGCATGGCTGAATCAATTGCCGGAGCGTATGTCGGAAGTAGAACGCCTCGTTAACAGAAATCGCATCTTCGTTGATCGTATGGCCGGCACTGGCTACATCTCGGCAGAGAAGGCCATTGAACTTGGACTCTCCGGCGCAACGTTACGCGGATCCGGTGTGAACCGCGACCTCCGCCGCGACGAGCCATACATGTTCTACGATCAGGTGGACTTTGACGTCATCACCCGTAATGATGGCGACTGCTATTCGCGCTACATGGTCCGCGATCTCGAGATCTGGGAATCAATGAAGATCTGTCACCAGTGCATCGATAAACTCGAGTCAATGCCACGTACCCCGGTTCTTGCAGACGATCAGCCACAAACAGTTCTCTCCCGCAAGGCCAACATCTACACCAAGATGGAAGAGCTGATCAACGACTTCATGATCATCAACTTCGGAACGATGCCGCCCGTAGGCGAAACCTACACGGCCATTGAATCTCCAAAGGGCGAACTCGGCTTCTTCATCGTGAGCGATGGCACCGGTCACCCATGGAAACTCAAGATCCGCTCCCCGTCATCCTCCAACCTTCAGGCCCTGAAATTCATGGCCGAAGGCGCCATGGTCTCCGACGTGGTTGCGATCATCGGTAGCATCGATCCGGTGATGGGTGAAGCAGACAAGTGAGTTCAGAATAGCGAATAGCGAATAGCGAATAGCGAATTCCAAAGTTCGCACATTAGCACACTAGCACACTAGCACACTAGCACACTAGCACACTAGCACACTAGCACATTAGCACACTAACGATTGCCCAACCCATCCATCATCACACCGGAGCGCAAGGCGCGCATTGAGCATGTTTTGCGGAGGCGCCAGCCGACGTTAACTGTGGTGTTTGAGAATGTGCATGATCTCCATAACGTGAGTGCTGTGTTGCGATCGTGTGATGCAGTGGGTGTGTTAGAGGCTTTTGCCATCTATAATGGTGGGCAGGTGTTTCCCGGACTCGGCCAGAAGTCTTCCGGCGGTGCGTTCAAATGGATCCCGATCCATCTCTTCGAAACGGTTGAAGAGTGTTACGCAGCGATCAGAGCAAAGGGGTTTGCGATCTACACCACGCACCTTGCTGCGGACTCCGTTTCCTTGCACAACATGGATCTTACGAAGCCCGTTGCCCTCGTGTTTGGAAACGAACATGAAGGGGTAACGGAAGAAGCGCGCACGGCTGCGGATGGCAACTTCCTTGTGCCACAGATGGGCATGGTGCAGTCGCTCAACATCTCCGTCGCGTGCGCAGTATCGCTTTACGAGGCTATGCGACAACGTATGGTTGCCGGCATGTACGATACGCCCCAGATCGCCCCTGCTGAGTTAGAGGCGATGATCACCGAGTGGTCGAGCAGATAGTCTATTCGTAGTACACAGCGCGTTTGAGCGCAGTTTGTGCTGGCGTTGGTGTTGGACTGATCTCAATG encodes:
- the nuoD gene encoding NADH dehydrogenase (quinone) subunit D — protein: MSLPVSNSATIERVEKLRQNKILREVQDKDTVAMFEDPLENDMVLNMGPQHPATHGVLRVLLRLDGETVVKCVPELGYLHRGFEKIAENCTYHEFIPHTDRLDYISPMSNNVAICMAIEKAAGIHVPDRAVWIRMLVSELARISSHLLAMGATSMDVGAMTVFLWTFTEREKQYDLFERMCGARFTTSFARIGGVANDIPDDVLRDTRAWLNQLPERMSEVERLVNRNRIFVDRMAGTGYISAEKAIELGLSGATLRGSGVNRDLRRDEPYMFYDQVDFDVITRNDGDCYSRYMVRDLEIWESMKICHQCIDKLESMPRTPVLADDQPQTVLSRKANIYTKMEELINDFMIINFGTMPPVGETYTAIESPKGELGFFIVSDGTGHPWKLKIRSPSSSNLQALKFMAEGAMVSDVVAIIGSIDPVMGEADK
- a CDS encoding RNA methyltransferase, translated to MTPERKARIEHVLRRRQPTLTVVFENVHDLHNVSAVLRSCDAVGVLEAFAIYNGGQVFPGLGQKSSGGAFKWIPIHLFETVEECYAAIRAKGFAIYTTHLAADSVSLHNMDLTKPVALVFGNEHEGVTEEARTAADGNFLVPQMGMVQSLNISVACAVSLYEAMRQRMVAGMYDTPQIAPAELEAMITEWSSR